In Actinomadura luteofluorescens, the sequence AGGCTCGCCGGCGCTCGCATTCCGCGTTCGGGCATCTCTCCCGCCACGGCCAGGACGGTGTCACCGAGCCGTAGTTCGACGGTCAGCGTCTGCCCGCCGGGAAGCGCTATGCGGCTCGTCTCGCGCGCGCCCAACGCCTCGGTGTACCAGGCGGCGGCCTGGTCGGGATCGGTGACGACCAGATGGATCGCGATATTCGTCATGAGGCGGGACCATACACGTTGTACGGACAGCATGTACAGACATCGCGTATGATGGGGTCATGTCCGCCAAGCGCTCCTCCCGGCCCGCTCGTCGATCCGACACCCCGCCCGCCTCCGGCCAACCCGGGGAGCAGATCCTGTCCGCGACGCGCGAGCTGCTGCGGGAGCGCCGGTTCGACGGCCTCAGCGTGGCCGACATCCTGACCACCGCCGGGGTGTCCCGCGCCAGCTTCTACTTCTACTTCCCCAACAAGCAGGCCGTTCTGGCCGAGCTGGTGCGCCGGTCCGTGACACAGGGCCGGCAGGCGGCCCAGCCCTGGACGGACGGACGACAGGACCCGATCACCGCACTGCGAGCGGGGACCCGGGAGGGCGCCCGGCTGTGGCGCGAGAACGCAGGCGTCCTGATGGCGATCGTGGAGAACTGGGCCTCCGACGCGGACCTGCGAGCTCTCTGGCTTGAGCAGATGGACCTGTTCACCGATGCCGCCGTGGCGCGCATCCAGTCCGACCCGCAGGCCCTGCAGCGACTCGCCGGCAAGAACGTACGCGCCGTCGCCGCGTCACTGACCTGGCAGGGCGAGCGGCTCTACTACCTGGCCGCAGCCGGGATCCCGCCCTTCGACGACGAGGAGACCCTCGTCGATGTCCTCACCGACGCCTGGACCGCCACCCTCTACGGGCGACCGACCGAGGAAACGACAGGTTGACCTGGGAGGGCCCCGACAGCGGCGTGGCCGTCGGCAGACCGAGGCTCGGCGCCGTCGCGGCCCGGGCCCACCGTGAGCGCCCGAGCACATTGTGGCCCGTTCAGTCCAGAACCAGTACGGTGAAGGCATGCCCCGGCCCCGCGAGTTCGACGAAGATCTTGTGCTTCTCGCCATCCGCGACGAGTTCTGGGACAAGGGCTACGCGGCGACGTCGATGGACGACCTGCTGCGCGTGAGCAAGCTGGGCAAGGGCAGCCTCTACGGGGCGTTCGGAGACAAGCGAAGCCTGTTCCTGCGGGTGCTGCGCAACTACGACGACGCGAACCTGCTGATGCTGCGCGAGCGCCTGGCGTCCGCGGCGCGAGGGATCGACCTGGTGCGCGAGTTCCTGCTCGGCCCGACCGGCGACCCGACCGGAGCCGCTGCGCGCCGGGGTTGCCTGCTGGCCAACAGCAACGCCGAGCTGGCCACCTGCGTTCCGGATGTGGCCGCCGAGGCTCGCCGCAGCTACGACGCGATCGCCACCATCCTCACCGCGGCACTGGAGCGCGCCCAGCGCGAAGGCGATCTCGCCCCCGACGCCGACCCCGCCGAGACCGCCCGCGCGATCCTCGTCGCCCAACTCGGCCTCGTCGCGCTCGGGCGCACCGGCATGGACATCGACACGCTCACCGCGGTGGCCCACTCCACCCTGGCGCGGCTACTGCCCACCCCAGCGCACTAGCCAGCAGACCACCGCCCGACCTGTACCGTCGCGGCCCGCAACCGGCCCGCAGCCCTGAAGAGTCGCCGTTCAATGTTTATTGACTGTGCAGTCCATAACTGGATAGTTTGCGGACTGAACAGTCCACAACTTGGAGGGAGGGCGGCATGGCCGTCCTGGCAGACAAGGTCGCCGTGGTCACCGGTGGCAGCACGGGCATCGGATTCGCGACCGCACGCGCGTTCCTCGAGGAGGGCGCCAGGGTCTTCATCACCGGTCGCCGCAAGGACGCGCTCGACGCCGCGGTCGCCGAGCTCGGACCCGCGGTAACGGGCGTGGTCTGTGATGTCTCGGTGCCATCGGAGCTCGACGCGTTCTACGAGACCGTGCGCGACCAGGCCGGCCGCATCGACGTGCTGGTCGCCAACGCCGGCATCGGCATCGTGGCTCCGCTCGGCGAGGTGACGGAGGATCTGATCGACTCGATCTTCGCCGTCAACGTCAAGGGAACGATCTTCACCGTGCAGCAGGCGCTGCCGCTGCTCGGCGCGAACGCGTCGGTGATCCTCACAGGCTCGACCGCCGGGACACGGCCCGACCGGGGACTCGAGGTCTACGGGGCGTCGAAGGCCGCGATCCGCAACCTCGCCCGCGGTTGGGCCCTCAGCTCGCGCACACGTGGCTTCCGGGTCAACGTCGTGTCCCCGGGCGGCACCCGCACCCCCGGTCTCCTCGATCTGGTCACGCCCGAGATGCTCAAGCAGGCCGAAGGCGCCGTCCCCCTCGGCCGGCTCGCCGAACCCGAGGAGATCGCCGCCGTGACGACGTTCCTCGCCTCGGACGCGTCGAGTTACGTCAACGGTGCCGAGTTCTTCGCCGACGGTGGCTACGCGCAGGTGTGAGTGCTCCCGCCCGGTCCGCGGCGAGGTCGCGTCGGGCGGTCAGGCCGCGGTTGACGCGGCGGTGATCTTGGCGGGGTTC encodes:
- a CDS encoding TetR/AcrR family transcriptional regulator; translated protein: MSAKRSSRPARRSDTPPASGQPGEQILSATRELLRERRFDGLSVADILTTAGVSRASFYFYFPNKQAVLAELVRRSVTQGRQAAQPWTDGRQDPITALRAGTREGARLWRENAGVLMAIVENWASDADLRALWLEQMDLFTDAAVARIQSDPQALQRLAGKNVRAVAASLTWQGERLYYLAAAGIPPFDDEETLVDVLTDAWTATLYGRPTEETTG
- a CDS encoding TetR/AcrR family transcriptional regulator — translated: MPRPREFDEDLVLLAIRDEFWDKGYAATSMDDLLRVSKLGKGSLYGAFGDKRSLFLRVLRNYDDANLLMLRERLASAARGIDLVREFLLGPTGDPTGAAARRGCLLANSNAELATCVPDVAAEARRSYDAIATILTAALERAQREGDLAPDADPAETARAILVAQLGLVALGRTGMDIDTLTAVAHSTLARLLPTPAH
- a CDS encoding SDR family NAD(P)-dependent oxidoreductase, coding for MAVLADKVAVVTGGSTGIGFATARAFLEEGARVFITGRRKDALDAAVAELGPAVTGVVCDVSVPSELDAFYETVRDQAGRIDVLVANAGIGIVAPLGEVTEDLIDSIFAVNVKGTIFTVQQALPLLGANASVILTGSTAGTRPDRGLEVYGASKAAIRNLARGWALSSRTRGFRVNVVSPGGTRTPGLLDLVTPEMLKQAEGAVPLGRLAEPEEIAAVTTFLASDASSYVNGAEFFADGGYAQV